In a genomic window of Octadecabacter temperatus:
- a CDS encoding NAD(P)/FAD-dependent oxidoreductase, with amino-acid sequence MIDFLVIGGGIAGTSVGARLSHHGHVVVLERESALAYHASGRSAALFEESYGLPSTVALNEASRGYHFEANGGVTSPRGLMLIGTADDKDAFETDLAKMHLETLSVAEGRALFPILNDTVTRVGYDGDAWDLDTDRLVQNFASEVRGNRGAVRTSAEVTAIARTAAGWDVTVGDDVLSARVIVNAAGAWVDVVAEMAGVAPLGVTPLRRSMARIPAPGGHDVSGWPMLFGPGEDWYAKPDAGALIVSPAEEVLMPPMDAWADDMMLAEGLARYEEHVTEPVTRLLSNWAGLRTFAPDRNLVLGPDKSDPSFVWMAGQGGYGFQTAPAASQLTADLTVGNTPQIAADMVAKLSPARFA; translated from the coding sequence ATGATTGACTTTCTGGTCATCGGCGGTGGGATTGCGGGGACGTCAGTTGGCGCACGCCTGTCCCATCATGGGCATGTCGTGGTGTTGGAGCGCGAAAGCGCACTGGCCTATCACGCGTCAGGGCGTTCTGCAGCGTTGTTTGAAGAAAGCTATGGGCTGCCCTCAACGGTCGCTTTGAACGAGGCAAGCCGCGGCTATCATTTCGAGGCAAATGGCGGTGTCACGAGCCCGCGTGGGTTGATGTTGATCGGGACTGCCGATGACAAAGACGCGTTTGAGACGGATCTGGCGAAGATGCATCTAGAGACCCTAAGCGTAGCCGAGGGCCGTGCGCTGTTTCCAATACTCAACGATACTGTGACGCGGGTTGGCTATGACGGCGACGCGTGGGATTTGGATACAGATCGTCTTGTTCAGAATTTCGCCAGCGAAGTGCGTGGCAACAGGGGCGCGGTGCGAACTTCTGCCGAAGTCACGGCCATCGCCCGCACCGCTGCTGGCTGGGACGTTACTGTCGGAGATGACGTTCTAAGTGCGCGGGTCATCGTAAACGCCGCAGGCGCTTGGGTGGATGTGGTCGCTGAAATGGCTGGGGTTGCGCCGCTTGGTGTGACACCTCTGCGCCGTTCAATGGCACGCATCCCTGCCCCTGGTGGTCATGATGTGTCCGGTTGGCCGATGCTTTTTGGGCCCGGTGAAGATTGGTACGCGAAACCAGATGCTGGTGCGTTGATCGTCTCACCCGCCGAAGAGGTGCTTATGCCACCGATGGACGCATGGGCAGACGACATGATGCTAGCCGAAGGCCTTGCGCGCTATGAGGAACATGTGACGGAACCCGTGACGCGGCTTTTGTCGAACTGGGCAGGCCTGCGTACCTTCGCGCCTGATCGCAATCTGGTTCTTGGACCAGACAAGTCGGATCCGTCATTTGTATGGATGGCAGGACAAGGCGGCTATGGTTTCCAAACGGCACCTGCCGCGAGCCAATTGACGGCTGATCTTACAGTTGGAAACACACCGCAAATTGCGGCGGATATGGTCGCGAAACTGTCACCAGCCCGTTTCGCTTAA
- a CDS encoding Hint domain-containing protein has product MRFQPELQALAPWVAAFGITPQTRISTPNGTREARDLRIGDMVETRDHGPQPVTNVREAFAAPSERNHYPVRIAKGALGFGIPHADLNVGPQHRVLFEHIRVPLMFGTDAALVRAKSLAVSHPDVKVTRTDMPVSYIQISLEEQGVIFAEGVPIETILPEGECDLDYMTLRSWELMAAVA; this is encoded by the coding sequence ATGAGATTTCAACCAGAACTTCAGGCGCTTGCCCCTTGGGTCGCAGCGTTCGGTATCACGCCGCAGACACGAATTTCGACCCCAAACGGGACCCGTGAAGCGCGGGATTTGCGGATCGGTGATATGGTCGAAACCCGCGATCATGGGCCACAGCCAGTCACCAACGTCCGTGAAGCATTCGCCGCACCGAGCGAGCGGAATCATTACCCTGTACGCATCGCCAAGGGCGCATTGGGGTTCGGAATTCCACACGCCGATCTAAACGTCGGACCGCAACATCGCGTGTTGTTTGAACACATCCGTGTGCCATTGATGTTTGGCACAGACGCTGCGCTGGTGCGCGCAAAATCGCTCGCCGTGAGCCATCCTGATGTCAAAGTTACACGCACCGATATGCCCGTGAGTTACATCCAAATTTCATTGGAAGAGCAGGGGGTTATTTTCGCTGAGGGTGTCCCGATTGAGACGATCTTGCCTGAAGGTGAATGCGATTTAGACTATATGACACTACGCTCATGGGAATTGATGGCCGCCGTCGCTTAA
- a CDS encoding VOC family protein — MINTRRPICFVATTQPDAAKAFYREVMGLDLIEESPYALVFDDGAAMLRVQIVPDLHVATHTVHGWEVADMTSEIATLIAKGVTFLTFEHLEQDASGIWTTPDGSKIAWFNDPCGNVLSLTEFAPT, encoded by the coding sequence ATGATCAACACACGGCGACCAATTTGTTTTGTAGCGACGACCCAACCTGACGCAGCGAAGGCATTTTATCGTGAGGTTATGGGGCTCGATTTGATCGAGGAGTCGCCTTACGCGTTGGTATTTGACGACGGCGCGGCGATGCTGCGGGTCCAGATTGTACCTGATCTACACGTCGCGACGCATACTGTGCATGGCTGGGAGGTTGCTGATATGACGTCCGAAATCGCGACGCTTATAGCCAAAGGTGTCACCTTTTTGACGTTTGAACATCTGGAACAGGACGCGTCTGGCATTTGGACCACACCGGATGGGAGCAAGATTGCGTGGTTTAACGATCCATGCGGCAATGTGTTATCGCTGACGGAGTTTGCGCCGACCTGA
- a CDS encoding SH3 domain-containing protein: MILARTVCLAIMVAFGAPVVAQEATSEVITPITAVQGERGPVTNLPMPRFVSLKANEANVRRGPSLSHRIDWVFQRRDMPLRVVGEYGHWRRVVDREGMGGWVHYSLLSGNRTVIVDRDLLVLRGQPVPDATEVAMLELGVIADLGECSADWCRLRADGYRGWAPKTALFGVAPDELRD, translated from the coding sequence ATGATTTTAGCACGCACAGTTTGTCTGGCGATCATGGTAGCGTTTGGCGCGCCCGTTGTTGCGCAAGAAGCTACATCCGAAGTCATCACACCGATTACGGCCGTTCAAGGTGAACGTGGGCCAGTTACAAACTTGCCAATGCCGCGGTTTGTGTCGCTGAAAGCCAATGAAGCCAACGTGCGCCGCGGCCCATCCCTTTCGCATCGCATTGACTGGGTTTTCCAACGCCGCGACATGCCGCTGCGCGTTGTCGGTGAATACGGCCATTGGCGCCGCGTTGTTGATCGCGAAGGCATGGGCGGTTGGGTCCATTATTCCCTGCTTTCGGGCAATCGCACGGTAATCGTTGATCGTGACCTGTTGGTTTTGCGCGGACAGCCTGTACCGGACGCAACCGAAGTTGCCATGCTAGAACTCGGCGTGATTGCCGACCTTGGCGAATGCAGCGCAGACTGGTGCCGGCTTCGTGCCGACGGGTACCGCGGCTGGGCCCCGAAAACCGCGCTATTTGGCGTCGCGCCGGACGAATTGCGCGACTAG
- a CDS encoding YHYH protein: protein MFHFRRSTAVACLALAPLVAQAQINVDSISQDALVSTPESVDCTLTDGSTATCLEITVKYVPENLEVGPFCPAMIDDIGGIWDWDGDEAGLYRIDAAFLTMLDEMGYHFYDEDGTVHVFDIRVEGPTDDNECISGSFDEAVEMTMLIPTTPVMADAPVSLGTVAKVGVSLSGVPVFADAPSALDTGHMPALDVCAGHVDPGGWYHYHGTATDLDTVYDHAGVEGSCANAIQDAKVQFGYAFDGFAIMGSLEHDGSVPRDLDECGGHVDGDTYHYHASEEFPNLPTCLVGLQAEDNYSTNAAGGIGAEGKGPGGQGGRPDFAAMAEALGVDEQLLARTLEEAGGPQADLAAVAAVLGVDEDALRAALPQRP, encoded by the coding sequence ATGTTCCATTTCCGCCGTTCAACTGCTGTTGCATGCCTTGCACTCGCACCTTTGGTTGCTCAAGCGCAGATTAATGTCGATTCAATCTCGCAAGATGCCCTCGTTTCCACACCGGAATCCGTTGATTGCACGCTCACAGATGGCAGCACTGCGACCTGTCTTGAGATAACGGTTAAGTATGTTCCCGAGAACCTTGAGGTGGGTCCATTTTGCCCCGCAATGATCGATGACATTGGTGGAATTTGGGACTGGGATGGAGATGAGGCGGGCCTTTATCGCATCGATGCTGCGTTCCTGACGATGCTCGATGAGATGGGGTATCATTTTTACGACGAAGACGGGACGGTCCACGTGTTTGACATCCGTGTCGAAGGGCCGACTGACGACAACGAATGCATCAGCGGCTCGTTTGATGAAGCCGTTGAAATGACAATGTTGATCCCGACGACCCCAGTCATGGCCGATGCGCCCGTTTCCCTAGGGACCGTCGCTAAAGTGGGTGTTTCCTTGTCGGGTGTGCCGGTTTTTGCAGATGCACCCAGCGCGCTTGATACGGGTCATATGCCTGCTTTGGATGTCTGTGCGGGCCATGTCGATCCGGGTGGTTGGTACCACTACCACGGCACCGCGACGGACCTTGATACGGTCTATGACCATGCTGGCGTTGAAGGGTCCTGTGCGAACGCGATTCAAGACGCAAAAGTTCAGTTCGGGTATGCCTTTGACGGCTTTGCGATCATGGGCAGCCTAGAACATGACGGCAGTGTTCCGCGTGATTTGGACGAATGCGGCGGCCACGTTGATGGGGACACGTACCATTACCACGCCAGCGAAGAATTTCCGAACCTGCCTACGTGTTTGGTTGGTCTTCAAGCGGAAGACAACTACAGCACCAACGCTGCCGGCGGAATTGGCGCTGAAGGGAAGGGTCCCGGTGGGCAAGGCGGACGCCCCGATTTTGCAGCGATGGCAGAAGCGTTGGGTGTTGATGAACAACTGCTCGCCCGCACTTTGGAAGAAGCAGGCGGCCCGCAAGCTGACCTCGCAGCGGTTGCCGCAGTGCTTGGTGTTGACGAAGACGCCTTACGCGCTGCACTGCCACAACGCCCATAA
- a CDS encoding 2-hydroxyacid dehydrogenase gives MPSKRLSVTVTRRLPDAVEARMRELFEVTLREDDTPMTSAELIAAMQSCDVLVPTVTDDINAKVLGQAGDRLKLIANYGAGVDHIDVQTARQRGVLVSNTPGVVTEDTADMTMALILSVTRRIPEGLALMQTGDWDGWAPTAMLGGRIAGRRLGILGMGRIGQAVARRAHAFGMQIHYNNRRRLRPEVEEDLGATWWESLDQMVARMDIISINCPHTPATFHLMNARRLKLMKPDAVIVNTARGEVIDENALTRMLRAGEIAGAGLDVYEHDTGVNPRLRELKNVVLLPHMGSATLEGRIEMGEKVLLNVKTFDDGHRPPDLVIPAML, from the coding sequence ATGCCAAGCAAACGTCTAAGTGTTACCGTCACGCGACGGTTACCCGATGCTGTCGAAGCCCGGATGCGTGAATTGTTCGAGGTGACCTTGCGCGAGGACGACACGCCTATGACCTCTGCCGAGCTAATCGCAGCGATGCAGAGCTGTGATGTGCTGGTTCCGACCGTTACCGATGACATTAATGCAAAGGTTCTTGGGCAAGCTGGGGATCGTTTGAAGCTAATCGCGAACTATGGCGCGGGGGTGGATCATATTGATGTTCAAACTGCACGCCAACGCGGAGTGCTGGTGTCCAACACGCCGGGCGTTGTGACGGAAGACACGGCTGACATGACGATGGCGTTGATTTTGTCTGTCACGCGTCGCATTCCGGAAGGCCTTGCATTGATGCAGACAGGTGACTGGGACGGCTGGGCGCCAACTGCGATGTTGGGTGGGCGCATTGCGGGCCGTCGCCTCGGTATCTTGGGGATGGGGCGCATTGGGCAGGCCGTTGCCAGACGCGCGCACGCGTTTGGGATGCAAATCCATTACAACAACCGCCGTCGCCTGCGCCCCGAGGTCGAAGAAGATCTGGGTGCTACATGGTGGGAAAGCCTTGATCAAATGGTGGCCCGCATGGACATCATCTCGATCAATTGTCCCCACACCCCTGCCACGTTCCATTTGATGAATGCGCGGCGTTTGAAATTGATGAAACCGGATGCGGTGATCGTGAACACGGCCCGCGGTGAGGTGATCGATGAAAACGCCCTGACACGTATGCTGCGCGCGGGTGAAATCGCGGGTGCTGGATTGGATGTTTACGAACACGACACTGGCGTGAACCCGCGTTTGCGTGAACTAAAGAACGTCGTGTTGCTGCCGCATATGGGGTCTGCCACGTTGGAAGGGCGCATTGAGATGGGCGAAAAAGTCTTGCTGAACGTAAAAACATTCGACGACGGCCACCGCCCGCCTGATCTTGTCATTCCGGCGATGCTTTAA
- a CDS encoding phosphotransferase, with product MLSETDPNFQVLNAMVREFADAMDFHGLPKVERIFTSPVLPLERQVLRVVFGHDIYAMKVDFTSDVTSRLAQEFEGLKRLSKHFQTYEKLGTATPVYLSKAGTFFAMNFLNLPTAGQRLQQSQQLQTTRQVYRRAGLWLTAMHEFKEQKQGKFDGKWMVHEINARIEDGNLKAPLADVERMRDILREDVVEVHHTKSTRAWSHGDFHSENMMLSPGMTYAFDLTEARMKMALYDTVDFLKVDIYRQMPSEEIDRSGIIAKHREMFFKGYKHKVKPELFDVAMRGRLLIDWASIEKSGYAKNESQQLQFLRLKQRLDVAFQA from the coding sequence ATGTTGAGTGAAACCGATCCCAATTTCCAAGTGCTTAATGCAATGGTGCGCGAGTTTGCGGATGCGATGGACTTTCACGGCCTACCTAAAGTTGAGCGTATTTTCACCTCTCCAGTTCTACCCCTAGAACGCCAAGTGTTGCGTGTCGTCTTCGGCCACGACATCTATGCAATGAAGGTTGATTTCACCTCGGACGTCACATCGCGTTTGGCACAAGAATTTGAAGGCCTGAAACGGCTAAGCAAACACTTTCAAACCTACGAAAAATTAGGAACTGCCACGCCAGTATATTTATCCAAAGCTGGCACGTTTTTTGCCATGAACTTCCTAAACTTACCCACGGCTGGGCAACGATTACAGCAATCACAACAGTTGCAAACGACACGTCAGGTCTATCGTCGTGCGGGGCTTTGGCTGACAGCAATGCACGAGTTCAAAGAGCAGAAACAGGGCAAGTTCGACGGCAAATGGATGGTCCATGAGATAAATGCGCGTATCGAAGACGGGAACTTGAAAGCACCCTTAGCAGACGTCGAGCGAATGCGTGATATCTTGCGCGAAGATGTTGTCGAGGTCCACCACACCAAAAGCACTCGCGCGTGGAGCCACGGGGATTTTCACAGCGAAAACATGATGCTGAGTCCAGGCATGACCTATGCCTTCGACCTAACTGAAGCCCGCATGAAGATGGCGTTATATGACACTGTCGACTTTCTGAAGGTCGACATTTACCGCCAAATGCCCAGCGAAGAAATCGACCGATCCGGCATCATCGCCAAGCACCGCGAGATGTTTTTCAAGGGCTACAAACACAAGGTAAAGCCAGAGCTGTTCGACGTCGCTATGCGGGGCCGGTTGTTGATTGACTGGGCGTCGATTGAAAAGTCGGGCTACGCGAAAAACGAGTCTCAGCAGCTGCAATTTTTGCGGCTGAAACAACGTCTCGACGTGGCGTTTCAGGCTTAG
- a CDS encoding M3 family metallopeptidase: MTNPLRAPWDTPFELPPFDLIEDTHFAPALEEALAEARAAIAAICNDTEPTFANTIDALAHVDRPLEKALAPFYALAGADSNEVREGLMRDFSPLVSTYYSEMTANKDLFSRIEKLWKARESLDLNDEQQRVLMLVHRNFVRSGAELSGYAADRLAEVKQRLSVLGTQFTQNLLADERSWFMPLDDMAGLPDFVVQAATAAGEDKDAGGPVVTLSRSLIVPFLQFSSRRDLREKAYEAWTARGANGGETDNRALAAEILTLRAERANLLGYDSFADYKLETEMAKTPDAVRALLMQVWEPAKAAAIADAQVLQATMHTSGETGPLEPWDWRFYSEKRRAEEHDLNEAELKPYLQLDRMIEAAFDCSNRLFGLEFSPIDAPLYHEDCRAWDVTRNGKHVAVFIGDYFARGSKRSGAWCSAMRSQQKLAGDIRPHVINVCNFAKPPKDAPALLSYDDARTLFHEFGHALHQMLSDVTYELISGTSVARDFVELPSQLYEHWLEVPEVLEKFATHAETGEPMPRDLLDRMLGAATYDMGFSTVEYVASAMVDLAFHESEDAPADPMQKQAEVLEDLGMPHAIRMRHATPHFAHVFAGDGYSSGYYSYMWSEVMDADAFQAFEDNGGPFDPDMAKKLETHILSAGGSEDAAVLYQKFRGSMPDATALLKGRGLAG, encoded by the coding sequence ATGACAAACCCGTTGCGTGCCCCGTGGGATACCCCGTTTGAATTGCCACCCTTCGATCTGATCGAAGACACCCATTTCGCCCCTGCACTCGAAGAGGCTTTGGCTGAGGCCCGCGCTGCGATTGCCGCAATCTGTAACGACACAGAGCCGACATTCGCCAACACGATCGATGCTTTGGCGCATGTCGATAGGCCTTTGGAGAAGGCGCTTGCACCATTCTACGCTCTGGCAGGCGCTGATAGCAACGAAGTGCGCGAAGGCCTGATGCGGGATTTCTCGCCACTGGTATCGACCTACTACTCGGAAATGACAGCCAATAAAGACTTGTTCTCGCGCATCGAAAAGCTGTGGAAAGCACGTGAATCCCTCGATCTGAATGACGAACAACAGCGTGTGTTGATGCTGGTGCACCGTAATTTCGTACGATCCGGTGCTGAACTGTCAGGCTATGCGGCGGACCGTTTGGCCGAAGTAAAACAACGTCTTAGCGTTCTGGGAACGCAATTCACGCAAAACCTTCTGGCCGATGAACGCAGCTGGTTCATGCCGCTAGATGATATGGCGGGATTACCTGATTTTGTGGTTCAGGCAGCGACGGCTGCTGGCGAAGACAAAGATGCGGGCGGCCCTGTCGTCACCCTGTCGCGGTCTTTGATTGTTCCGTTTTTGCAGTTCTCCTCGCGCCGCGACTTGCGTGAAAAGGCCTATGAGGCATGGACAGCGCGCGGCGCGAATGGCGGCGAAACAGACAACCGCGCATTGGCCGCTGAAATTCTGACCCTGCGTGCTGAACGCGCGAACCTGCTCGGGTATGACAGCTTTGCTGACTACAAACTCGAAACCGAAATGGCTAAAACACCCGACGCTGTGCGCGCGCTTTTGATGCAGGTTTGGGAGCCCGCCAAAGCCGCCGCGATCGCCGATGCGCAAGTCTTGCAAGCGACAATGCACACAAGCGGCGAAACCGGCCCGTTAGAACCATGGGACTGGCGCTTTTACAGCGAAAAACGCCGCGCCGAGGAACACGACCTGAACGAAGCGGAACTCAAACCTTACCTGCAATTAGACCGCATGATCGAGGCGGCATTTGATTGTTCAAACAGGCTGTTCGGATTGGAGTTTTCCCCAATCGACGCGCCGCTTTATCATGAAGATTGCCGCGCTTGGGACGTCACGCGAAACGGAAAACACGTGGCGGTCTTCATCGGGGATTACTTTGCGCGTGGATCCAAACGCTCTGGTGCTTGGTGTTCAGCGATGCGTTCGCAACAAAAGCTGGCGGGCGACATTCGCCCGCATGTGATCAACGTGTGCAACTTTGCCAAGCCGCCGAAAGACGCGCCTGCGCTGCTGTCATATGACGATGCACGTACCCTGTTTCATGAATTTGGGCACGCGCTGCACCAGATGCTTTCTGATGTGACTTATGAGCTGATTTCAGGCACCTCTGTGGCGCGTGATTTCGTTGAACTCCCTAGCCAGCTTTATGAACACTGGCTCGAAGTTCCTGAAGTCTTGGAAAAATTTGCAACCCATGCTGAAACTGGCGAACCGATGCCGCGCGACTTGCTGGACCGGATGCTTGGGGCGGCGACCTACGATATGGGCTTTTCCACGGTCGAATATGTGGCCTCTGCGATGGTAGATCTGGCGTTCCATGAATCTGAAGACGCACCAGCTGACCCGATGCAAAAACAAGCCGAAGTCCTCGAAGACCTTGGCATGCCTCACGCCATCCGAATGCGCCATGCCACACCGCATTTCGCGCATGTGTTTGCAGGCGACGGATATTCAAGCGGGTATTACAGCTACATGTGGTCCGAAGTCATGGACGCCGATGCGTTCCAAGCATTTGAAGACAACGGCGGCCCGTTTGATCCTGACATGGCAAAGAAACTGGAAACCCACATTCTTTCCGCGGGCGGATCAGAAGACGCAGCCGTCCTGTATCAAAAGTTCAGGGGTTCAATGCCAGACGCAACTGCATTGCTAAAGGGACGGGGCTTGGCCGGTTAA
- a CDS encoding lipase family protein has translation MRNMDLMDAAELVRDSYKGASHLPPVRADITEAHVEAYFLSDNTLVIPGSNQLVDYTKANLVTGKTKISWDQMGKASGNAIWHKGFAGHASTIANKLGRARPTFIIGHSLGAAAAQILGCIYGVPAIGFASPMPRRGRSRLTHEGKVLNVVRNDDLVCRMPPKQFGFRRIGNTEVMQPVTKNKSEDHSMPRYIELMEIERRAGKIVKSWPR, from the coding sequence ATGCGCAATATGGATTTGATGGACGCCGCCGAACTTGTTCGTGACAGTTACAAAGGTGCCAGCCATCTGCCGCCTGTCCGTGCTGATATTACCGAAGCCCATGTCGAAGCATATTTCCTAAGTGACAACACCCTGGTCATTCCAGGCAGCAACCAGTTGGTGGACTATACCAAGGCGAACTTGGTGACTGGGAAAACCAAAATCTCTTGGGACCAAATGGGCAAGGCCAGCGGCAATGCTATTTGGCACAAAGGGTTTGCGGGGCACGCGTCTACCATCGCAAACAAGCTGGGGCGTGCTAGACCAACCTTCATCATCGGGCATTCATTAGGCGCTGCGGCGGCTCAAATTCTGGGCTGCATTTATGGTGTTCCTGCAATTGGATTTGCGTCACCGATGCCCCGTCGTGGCCGGTCGCGGCTCACCCATGAAGGAAAAGTTCTGAACGTTGTGCGCAATGACGACCTTGTTTGCAGAATGCCGCCCAAACAATTTGGGTTCCGACGCATTGGCAATACCGAAGTCATGCAACCCGTGACGAAGAACAAGAGCGAGGATCATTCTATGCCCCGCTACATCGAACTGATGGAGATCGAACGTCGCGCTGGAAAGATCGTGAAAAGCTGGCCGCGTTAG
- a CDS encoding GcvT family protein: MKTNVKALVVGGGAVGTSIAYHLAKAGWDDVMLLERDELTSGSTWHAAGLLPLFNMSYATTHIHKYSVDFYKELEAETGLNAGFAVVGNLRMAQTKERMEEYMLYASTAETCDVPFEWLTPEQIKERWPLIRTEDLEGAIYHTEDGYINPADVTMAMAKGARQRGVEIVRKWQADAFDWNGTAWDVTCTKMVEKGGNLVPSDEQIVITAEHVVTASGNHAQRTAKMLGIKMPAIPVEHQFIVMDQDATLVEHRAAGNGEHPVIRDADAQSYVREERGGWILGVYEKNAPAVFEHGVPDSFRADLFQLDLERIEEQYMAMIHRVPSCEESGLKDDFNGPICYTPDGNPLVGPAPGLRNMWLAEGFSFGITAAGGTGYYLAQMMVEGEAEIDMASLDPKRYGDWMTTEYAARKNEECYDHVYILHHPDEERPACRPLRTAPAYDRQKARGAQFGFVNGWERPNYFGALDAPDNFDHDARSFRRGDWWQHAVDEAKAIREGVGLIDATAFTKHVVKGPGATAFLDWFTTNKLPKIGRINLTYALTSHGTTRTEYTIVRTGEDSYYLVSAGAWTDYDADFLRKAIEDKEPEFGRIECQNVTTQWGVFAIAGPKSRDVLNAVINDANPETALHNKNFPWLSAKQIELGMCPVNAIRVAYTGELGWELHHPMEMQNYLFDLLEKAGEPHGMKLVGARAQNWLRQEKSYRAFGTELGRDATPLEADLPRFVDLEKDFHGKDAMQKIGIRSKCVTLLIDGPADADPWGREALIHDGQKVGRLTSGGYSVAFEKSIGMGYLPAELCAVGTKVKVRMFRELWDAEVVQDSPYDPKNETIRKNADGA, encoded by the coding sequence ATGAAAACGAACGTAAAAGCCTTGGTCGTAGGCGGCGGTGCCGTCGGAACGTCAATCGCATATCACCTCGCCAAGGCAGGCTGGGACGATGTCATGTTGCTGGAACGCGACGAGTTGACGTCCGGTTCCACGTGGCACGCCGCTGGCTTGCTGCCACTGTTCAACATGTCCTACGCGACAACCCACATCCACAAATACTCGGTCGATTTCTACAAAGAGCTTGAGGCAGAGACAGGTTTGAATGCAGGCTTTGCTGTGGTCGGTAACCTGCGCATGGCCCAGACCAAGGAACGCATGGAAGAATACATGCTTTATGCGTCTACGGCGGAAACCTGTGACGTGCCATTTGAATGGCTGACCCCAGAACAGATCAAAGAACGCTGGCCCCTGATCCGCACTGAAGACCTTGAAGGCGCGATTTATCACACCGAAGACGGCTATATTAACCCTGCGGACGTGACGATGGCGATGGCCAAAGGCGCGCGTCAACGCGGTGTTGAGATCGTGCGCAAATGGCAGGCTGATGCGTTTGATTGGAACGGCACCGCGTGGGACGTGACCTGCACAAAGATGGTGGAAAAAGGTGGCAACCTTGTGCCGTCGGACGAGCAGATCGTTATCACGGCTGAACACGTGGTCACGGCATCGGGCAACCACGCCCAGCGGACCGCGAAAATGCTTGGCATCAAGATGCCCGCGATCCCAGTCGAGCACCAGTTTATCGTTATGGATCAGGATGCTACGCTGGTGGAACACCGCGCCGCTGGCAATGGCGAACACCCTGTTATTCGCGACGCAGATGCGCAATCTTATGTGCGCGAAGAACGTGGTGGTTGGATCCTCGGCGTTTATGAAAAGAACGCACCTGCCGTGTTTGAACATGGTGTGCCCGACAGCTTCCGCGCCGATCTCTTTCAGCTCGATCTGGAGCGCATCGAAGAACAATACATGGCGATGATCCATCGTGTTCCGTCCTGCGAAGAAAGCGGACTAAAGGACGATTTCAACGGCCCTATCTGCTACACGCCTGATGGCAACCCGTTGGTCGGTCCGGCGCCTGGTTTGCGCAACATGTGGCTGGCTGAAGGGTTCTCATTTGGCATCACGGCTGCTGGCGGCACGGGGTATTACCTCGCGCAGATGATGGTGGAGGGCGAAGCCGAGATCGACATGGCGAGCCTTGATCCCAAACGTTACGGCGACTGGATGACCACGGAATATGCCGCCCGCAAAAATGAAGAATGCTACGACCACGTCTACATCCTTCACCACCCTGATGAAGAACGCCCTGCCTGTCGTCCCCTGCGCACAGCACCGGCCTATGATCGCCAGAAAGCACGCGGCGCACAGTTCGGGTTCGTTAACGGTTGGGAACGTCCGAACTACTTCGGTGCGCTAGATGCACCAGACAACTTCGATCACGACGCGCGATCTTTCCGCCGTGGCGATTGGTGGCAGCACGCCGTGGATGAGGCCAAAGCAATCCGCGAAGGTGTCGGCCTTATCGACGCCACAGCCTTTACCAAACACGTCGTAAAAGGCCCCGGTGCGACTGCATTCCTTGATTGGTTCACCACCAACAAGTTGCCGAAAATCGGCCGCATTAACCTGACCTACGCACTGACGTCCCACGGCACCACGCGTACCGAATACACCATCGTGCGCACGGGCGAGGACAGCTATTACCTCGTGTCTGCAGGGGCTTGGACGGATTATGACGCCGACTTCCTGCGCAAAGCGATCGAAGACAAAGAGCCCGAATTTGGCCGTATCGAGTGTCAGAACGTCACCACGCAATGGGGCGTCTTCGCGATTGCGGGGCCGAAGTCCCGCGACGTGTTGAACGCGGTCATCAATGACGCAAATCCTGAAACTGCGCTGCACAACAAGAACTTCCCTTGGCTGTCTGCCAAGCAGATTGAACTGGGCATGTGTCCGGTCAACGCCATCCGCGTTGCCTATACAGGTGAGCTTGGTTGGGAATTGCATCACCCGATGGAAATGCAGAACTACTTGTTCGATCTCTTGGAAAAAGCAGGCGAGCCGCATGGCATGAAATTGGTCGGCGCGCGTGCACAAAACTGGCTACGTCAGGAAAAATCATACCGTGCGTTCGGCACCGAATTGGGCCGCGACGCAACCCCGCTTGAGGCTGACTTGCCGCGCTTTGTTGATCTTGAAAAAGACTTCCACGGCAAGGACGCGATGCAAAAGATCGGCATTCGCTCGAAATGCGTGACGCTGCTGATTGACGGTCCTGCGGATGCTGATCCATGGGGCCGCGAGGCGCTGATCCATGACGGGCAAAAGGTCGGGCGCCTGACGTCTGGCGGTTATTCGGTGGCCTTCGAAAAATCCATCGGCATGGGCTACCTACCGGCAGAATTGTGCGCCGTAGGCACGAAAGTTAAGGTGCGCATGTTCCGTGAGTTGTGGGACGCTGAAGTTGTGCAGGACAGCCCCTATGACCCGAAAAACGAAACCATCCGCAAGAACGCTGACGGCGCTTAG